A window from Pseudomonas kribbensis encodes these proteins:
- a CDS encoding endonuclease/exonuclease/phosphatase family protein, producing MRRWGTERLVGLHDPQVNEHHLESTGLPADSRLRLLSFNIQVGISTERYRHYLTRSWQHLLPHPGRSGNLQKIGNLLGDFDLVALQEADGGSLRSGYVNQVEHLAHLGAFPYWYQQLNRNLGRLAQHSNGVLSRLRPWAIEDHPLPGPKGRGAILVRFGEGPEALVVVMMHLALGARVRTMQLAYIRELIGGYKHQVLMGDMNTHASDLLQHSPLRDLGLLAPQLEATFPSWRPQRCLDHILLSPTLTLEKVEVLAQPISDHLPVAVEIRLPGSLTADALPALSPAPRGTPE from the coding sequence ATGCGCCGCTGGGGAACCGAACGACTCGTCGGCCTGCATGATCCGCAGGTCAACGAGCATCACCTGGAGTCCACGGGCCTGCCCGCAGACAGCCGTTTGCGCTTGCTCAGCTTCAATATCCAGGTCGGCATCAGCACCGAGCGTTATCGGCACTACCTGACCCGCAGCTGGCAGCATCTGCTGCCGCACCCCGGCCGCTCCGGCAATCTGCAGAAGATCGGCAATCTGCTCGGCGACTTCGACCTGGTCGCCCTGCAGGAAGCCGATGGCGGCAGCCTGCGCTCAGGCTACGTCAATCAGGTCGAGCACCTGGCCCACCTCGGCGCCTTCCCCTACTGGTATCAACAACTCAATCGCAACCTTGGCCGACTGGCCCAGCACAGCAACGGCGTGCTCAGTCGCCTGCGCCCGTGGGCGATCGAGGACCATCCGCTGCCGGGGCCGAAAGGTCGCGGGGCGATCCTGGTGCGCTTTGGCGAAGGTCCCGAGGCGCTGGTGGTGGTGATGATGCACCTGGCGCTCGGCGCCCGGGTACGCACCATGCAACTGGCCTATATCCGCGAGCTGATCGGCGGCTACAAGCATCAGGTGCTGATGGGCGACATGAACACCCACGCCAGCGACCTGCTGCAACACTCGCCCTTGCGCGACCTCGGCCTGCTGGCCCCGCAACTCGAAGCGACATTCCCCAGCTGGCGCCCGCAGCGCTGCCTGGACCATATTCTGCTCAGCCCGACCCTGACGCTGGAAAAGGTCGAAGTGCTGGCCCAACCGATTTCCGATCACCTGCCCGTCGCGGTAGAGATTCGTCTGCCGGGTTCGCTCACGGCCGATGCATTGCCCGCGTTGAGTCCTGCCCCTCGCGGAACGCCTGAATGA
- a CDS encoding GGDEF domain-containing protein, translated as MSDEAQRWKEKYLKSIEQQEKLERRWDARLDLLRRGLVRSTLAAEGTDRVVDQCMKEMRDVVRTDDMDAGLAALLPRLEKAVLDSEQRRETRIEQVSTALNSLVAQLQSLPLPRDVAQPLKKFAKQLDGRVSQAREMPLLLSELSGLQGKALSQLETPAEPGRLGLLQRLFGSRDSEETPASVAQPAVITPAAQPEQPPAAPESAQMPEAPAAIAEPAAIATVSEAPVTAPLAAPLQASAPIATPEPVAEPGVVAFEPARIRTEVVPSPSEPAPSEPEPEPQAFTPPPVFAPATPAAFNPDELIHPGDNPPPVFLDSLPLPEPIAQALAAIDPEQPEQDILYALPDSPEPSYSSVAKHIEDTLIGLLDDLTLPERHRPQAEAMRDRLKNGLNWYELLPILDDLATLMLAITDSGQHEFEAYLQQLNERLEAFQSNLQAASEGHADNSSAARAMDTQIREQVDGLQTSVQEAADLDDLKQVLENHLEGLLGTMDQHQKQRDAREQEVAGRLKSLAERVAHMEQEALGYREHLEEQRQKALIDPLTGLPNRAAWSERLDHEIAQWQQHGNTLSLAMLDLDHFKRINDNYGHLAGDKVLKIIATVLRKRLRGSDFIARFGGEEFVLLLPATPPAVGAKLLETLRASIEACPFHFKGERVTITISMGLAAFRPGEHSDLVLKRADQALYRAKNAGRNRVELG; from the coding sequence ATGAGCGACGAAGCCCAGCGCTGGAAAGAGAAATACCTCAAAAGCATCGAACAACAGGAAAAGCTCGAACGTCGATGGGACGCCCGGCTCGACCTGCTGCGTCGCGGCCTGGTGCGTAGCACGCTCGCGGCGGAAGGCACCGATCGCGTGGTCGATCAATGCATGAAGGAAATGCGCGATGTGGTGCGCACCGACGACATGGATGCCGGCCTCGCCGCCCTGTTGCCACGCCTTGAAAAAGCTGTGCTCGACTCCGAGCAGCGTCGTGAAACCCGGATCGAGCAGGTCAGCACCGCGCTGAACTCGCTGGTGGCTCAGCTGCAATCGCTACCTCTGCCCCGAGATGTCGCGCAGCCACTGAAGAAATTCGCCAAGCAGCTCGACGGGCGAGTCAGTCAGGCCCGGGAAATGCCGTTATTGCTGAGCGAACTCAGCGGTTTGCAGGGCAAGGCCCTGAGCCAACTGGAGACGCCGGCGGAACCGGGACGTCTTGGGTTGTTGCAGCGCCTGTTTGGCAGCCGCGACAGCGAGGAAACGCCTGCATCTGTAGCTCAGCCTGCCGTGATCACTCCGGCCGCTCAGCCAGAGCAACCGCCCGCCGCGCCTGAAAGCGCGCAAATGCCAGAAGCGCCCGCTGCAATCGCCGAACCGGCAGCCATTGCCACCGTCAGTGAAGCACCGGTCACCGCACCTCTGGCCGCGCCACTGCAAGCTTCAGCACCAATAGCAACACCCGAGCCTGTTGCAGAGCCGGGAGTGGTCGCCTTCGAGCCTGCCCGGATCCGCACAGAAGTCGTTCCGTCTCCCAGCGAACCGGCCCCCTCCGAGCCAGAACCCGAGCCGCAAGCCTTCACGCCACCTCCGGTCTTCGCGCCAGCAACGCCTGCGGCCTTCAACCCTGACGAACTGATCCACCCCGGCGACAACCCGCCTCCGGTCTTCCTCGACAGCCTGCCCCTGCCCGAGCCCATCGCGCAGGCCCTGGCGGCCATCGACCCGGAGCAACCCGAGCAAGACATTCTCTATGCCCTGCCGGATTCGCCCGAACCCTCCTACAGCTCGGTGGCCAAGCACATAGAAGACACGCTGATCGGCCTGCTGGACGACCTGACCCTGCCTGAGCGCCACCGCCCGCAAGCCGAAGCCATGCGCGACCGGCTGAAAAATGGCCTGAACTGGTACGAACTGCTACCGATCCTCGACGATCTGGCGACCTTGATGCTGGCCATCACCGACAGTGGCCAGCACGAGTTCGAAGCTTATCTGCAACAACTCAACGAACGCCTCGAAGCGTTCCAGAGCAACCTGCAGGCTGCCAGCGAAGGTCACGCCGACAACAGTTCGGCGGCGCGAGCGATGGACACGCAGATCCGTGAACAGGTCGATGGCCTGCAGACCAGCGTGCAGGAAGCGGCGGACCTGGACGACCTCAAGCAGGTTCTGGAAAACCACCTCGAAGGTCTGCTCGGCACGATGGACCAGCATCAGAAACAGCGCGACGCCCGTGAGCAGGAAGTGGCTGGGCGCCTGAAAAGCCTGGCCGAACGGGTGGCGCACATGGAGCAGGAGGCCCTCGGCTACCGCGAGCACCTTGAAGAGCAGCGCCAGAAAGCCCTGATTGACCCGCTCACCGGCCTGCCTAACCGCGCCGCCTGGAGCGAGCGGCTCGACCACGAAATCGCCCAATGGCAGCAGCATGGCAATACTCTGAGCCTGGCCATGCTCGACCTCGATCACTTCAAGCGGATCAACGACAACTACGGCCATCTGGCCGGCGACAAAGTGTTGAAGATCATTGCCACGGTGCTGCGCAAGCGCCTGCGCGGCAGCGATTTCATTGCCCGGTTCGGCGGCGAGGAATTCGTCCTGCTGCTGCCGGCAACTCCGCCGGCCGTCGGCGCCAAACTGCTGGAAACCCTGCGCGCGTCCATCGAGGCCTGTCCGTTCCACTTCAAGGGTGAGCGCGTCACGATCACCATTTCCATGGGACTGGCGGCGTTCAGGCCGGGAGAACACAGCGATCTGGTGCTCAAAAGAGCCGATCAGGCACTGTACCGAGCCAAAAACGCAGGTCGCAACCGGGTGGAGCTAGGCTGA
- a CDS encoding c-type cytochrome: MTKWLLAAGVLMPLYSAQATQDPEAVYNRVCGACHSGQLPMAPRRGDQEAWTPRLAKGMETLVQHVTQGFKAMPPRGLCMDCSAEDYQAIILWMSGSKPGP, from the coding sequence ATGACGAAATGGCTGCTGGCTGCCGGAGTTCTGATGCCGCTTTACAGCGCACAGGCTACACAGGATCCGGAAGCCGTGTACAACCGTGTTTGTGGTGCCTGTCATTCCGGCCAACTACCCATGGCGCCCAGAAGAGGCGATCAGGAAGCTTGGACGCCGAGGTTGGCGAAAGGTATGGAGACGCTGGTGCAACACGTAACCCAGGGTTTCAAGGCGATGCCGCCGCGTGGTTTGTGCATGGACTGCAGTGCCGAGGATTACCAGGCCATCATCCTCTGGATGAGCGGAAGTAAACCCGGTCCATAA
- a CDS encoding c-type cytochrome, giving the protein MNKLIVSLLLTVGISGFAHAAGDAAAGQAKAAVCGACHGPDGNSMAPNFPKLAGQGERYLTKQLHDIKSGKRTVLEMTGLLTNLSDQDLSDIAAYFASQKGSVGAADPKIVARGEALFRGGNLEKGLPACTGCHSPNGAGNAAAGFPHLGGQHAQYIAKQLTDFRKEEAGRNNDGDAMTMRTIARKLSDEDIAAVSSYIQGLH; this is encoded by the coding sequence ATGAACAAACTGATCGTGAGTCTGCTGTTGACCGTGGGAATCTCAGGTTTCGCCCATGCTGCAGGCGATGCCGCCGCAGGCCAGGCGAAGGCTGCCGTATGCGGGGCCTGCCATGGCCCGGATGGCAACAGCATGGCGCCAAACTTTCCAAAACTGGCCGGCCAGGGTGAACGCTACCTGACCAAGCAACTGCACGACATCAAGTCGGGCAAGCGCACCGTTCTGGAAATGACCGGCCTGCTGACCAACCTGAGCGATCAGGACCTCTCCGACATCGCCGCCTATTTCGCCAGCCAGAAAGGCAGCGTCGGCGCCGCCGATCCGAAGATCGTCGCTCGCGGCGAAGCCCTGTTCCGTGGCGGCAACCTGGAAAAAGGCCTGCCAGCCTGCACCGGTTGCCACTCGCCGAACGGCGCGGGCAATGCCGCCGCCGGCTTCCCGCACTTGGGTGGCCAGCACGCTCAATACATCGCCAAACAGCTGACCGATTTCCGCAAGGAAGAAGCCGGTCGCAACAACGACGGCGATGCCATGACCATGCGCACCATCGCTCGCAAGCTGAGCGACGAGGACATCGCGGCGGTCTCCAGCTACATTCAAGGCCTGCACTAA
- a CDS encoding thiol:disulfide interchange protein DsbA/DsbL — MRNLIISAALVAASLFGVTAQAAEAPAAPYVELSNPVPVAVPGKIEVVELFWYGCPHCYAFEPVINPWVEKLPSDVNFVRIPAMFGGPWDAHGQMFLTLEAMGVEHSVHAAVFNAIQKEHKKLTDKNDMADFLATQGVDKDKFLATFDSFAIKGQIVKARELAKKYEISGVPTMIVNGKYRFDIGSAGGAEEALKLADQLVAKERAANKAASN, encoded by the coding sequence ATGCGTAATCTGATCATCAGCGCCGCTCTCGTCGCTGCCAGCCTGTTCGGCGTAACCGCCCAGGCTGCCGAAGCACCTGCTGCCCCGTACGTCGAGCTGAGCAATCCGGTTCCGGTTGCCGTGCCTGGCAAGATCGAAGTGGTGGAACTGTTCTGGTACGGCTGCCCGCACTGCTACGCCTTCGAACCCGTGATCAATCCATGGGTTGAAAAACTGCCTTCCGACGTCAACTTCGTCCGCATTCCTGCCATGTTCGGCGGCCCTTGGGACGCACACGGTCAGATGTTCCTGACCCTGGAAGCCATGGGCGTCGAGCACAGCGTTCACGCTGCCGTGTTCAACGCGATCCAGAAAGAGCACAAGAAGCTGACCGACAAGAATGACATGGCCGACTTCCTCGCCACTCAGGGCGTGGACAAGGACAAGTTCCTGGCCACCTTCGACTCCTTCGCCATCAAGGGCCAGATCGTCAAGGCTCGCGAACTGGCCAAGAAATATGAAATCTCCGGCGTTCCAACCATGATCGTCAACGGCAAATACCGCTTTGACATCGGCTCTGCCGGTGGTGCCGAAGAGGCTCTGAAACTGGCTGACCAACTGGTCGCCAAAGAGCGAGCGGCCAACAAGGCAGCCTCCAACTAA
- the yihA gene encoding ribosome biogenesis GTP-binding protein YihA/YsxC, with the protein MQLKNPILGLCQQSTFMLSAAKVDQCPDDEGFEVAFAGRSNAGKSSALNTLTHASLARTSKTPGRTQLLNFFKLDDERRLVDLPGYGYAKVPIPLKQHWQRHLEAYLGGRESLKGLILMMDIRHPMTDFDLLMLDWAVAAGMPMHILLTKADKLTYGAAKNTLLKVQSEIRKGWGDLVTIQLFSAPKRMGLEEAYTKLAGWMELADKGAEAATE; encoded by the coding sequence ATGCAACTCAAGAATCCCATCCTCGGCCTGTGCCAACAGTCCACGTTCATGCTCAGTGCCGCCAAAGTCGATCAGTGCCCCGACGACGAAGGCTTCGAAGTGGCGTTCGCCGGTCGTTCCAACGCCGGTAAATCCAGTGCGCTGAACACCCTGACTCACGCCAGTCTGGCGCGCACCTCGAAAACCCCGGGTCGCACACAGCTGTTGAACTTCTTCAAGCTAGACGATGAACGGCGTCTGGTCGACCTGCCGGGCTACGGTTATGCAAAAGTCCCGATCCCGCTCAAGCAACACTGGCAGCGTCACCTCGAGGCTTACCTCGGTGGCCGCGAGAGTTTGAAGGGGCTGATTCTGATGATGGACATCCGTCATCCAATGACCGACTTCGACCTGCTGATGCTCGACTGGGCCGTTGCGGCCGGCATGCCGATGCACATTCTGCTGACCAAGGCCGACAAGCTGACCTACGGCGCAGCCAAGAACACGCTGCTCAAGGTGCAGTCGGAAATCCGCAAGGGGTGGGGCGATCTGGTGACGATCCAGCTGTTCTCCGCACCAAAACGCATGGGCCTGGAAGAGGCCTACACCAAGCTGGCGGGCTGGATGGAGCTGGCAGACAAAGGCGCAGAAGCGGCGACCGAATAA